In Paracoccus jeotgali, the following are encoded in one genomic region:
- a CDS encoding nitrous oxide reductase accessory protein NosL yields the protein MRGAILALLLLAACRTETAALPEPATMTESAVGHFCQMNVLEHPGPKGQIWLKDVLSPLFFSQVRDVVAYQRMPEQSHEIVVAYVNDMSQAPSWEHPGVDNWMRAEDAFYVVGSARAGGMGAPEIVPFSQRADADAFADQHGGSVMQLAEIPDSAALAPVGAEPESPQDQGDYAARLRALSNEVKP from the coding sequence ATGAGGGGTGCGATCCTTGCCCTGCTGCTGCTGGCCGCCTGCCGGACCGAAACCGCAGCCCTGCCCGAACCCGCGACCATGACCGAAAGCGCGGTCGGGCATTTCTGCCAGATGAACGTGCTGGAACATCCCGGCCCCAAGGGGCAGATCTGGCTCAAGGACGTGCTGTCGCCGCTGTTCTTCAGCCAGGTCCGCGACGTCGTCGCCTATCAGCGGATGCCCGAGCAAAGCCACGAGATCGTCGTCGCCTATGTCAACGACATGTCGCAGGCGCCAAGCTGGGAACATCCCGGCGTGGACAACTGGATGCGGGCCGAGGATGCGTTCTATGTCGTAGGCTCGGCCCGGGCCGGCGGGATGGGCGCGCCCGAGATCGTGCCCTTCAGCCAGCGCGCCGATGCCGATGCCTTTGCCGATCAGCATGGCGGCTCGGTCATGCAACTGGCCGAGATCCCCGACAGCGCGGCCCTGGCCCCGGTCGGCGCCGAACCTGAAAGCCCGCAGGATCAGGGCGACTACGCCGCCCGCCTGCGCGCCCTATCGAACGAGGTAAAGCCATGA